The Micromonospora sp. NBC_00421 DNA window GGCCACCCTCGACCACGTGACCGGCGGCCGGGCCGGCTGGCTGCCCCGGGTCTCCGCCCGCCGCTCCGAGGCCGGACACTTCGGCCGGCGGAACCTGCCCCCGCTGGATCCGACCCGGCTGGCCGAACCGCAGCACGCACGGCTCGTCGGTGACCTGTTCGCCGAGGCCGCCGACGCCGTCGAGGTGGTCCGCCGGCTCTGGGACAGTTGGCAGGACGACGCGGAGATCCGCGACGTCCCGACCGGCCGGTTCGTCGACCGGGACCGGCTGCACTACACCGACTTCACCGGTCGGTGGTTCTCGGTCAGGGGGCCGTCGATCGTGCCCCGGCCGCCGCAGGGGCAACCGGTGGTCGCCGCGCTGGCCCACTCGACGGTGCCGTACGCGTTCGCCGCCCGGCACGCCGATGTCGTCTTCGTCACCCCCACCGACGCCGGGCACGCCGAGGCCGTCGTCGCCGAGGTCCGGGCGGTGGAGGAGACCGTCGGCCGGTCCGGCCCGCCACTGCGGATCCTGGCCGACCTGGAGGTGCTGATCGACGACACCCCGGCCCTGGCCCGGCGGCGTCGGACCCGGTTGGACGAGCTGCACGGCGCGGAGTTCCACGCCGACGCCGCCGCCTTCACCGGCAGCCCCGGGCAGCTCGCCGACCTGCTCGCCGAGTGGCGTCGGGCCGGGGCGGACGGCTTCCGGCTGCGTCCCGCCGTGCTGCCCGACGACCTCGTCACGATCACCAGGGCGGTGGTGCCAGCGCTGCGCGACCGGGGCCTGTTCCGCGCCGGTCACCCCGGTGGGACGCTACGCGACCTGCTCGGCCTGCCCCGGCCGGACAACCGGTACGCCGTCGCGGGCACCGACTGATCCCAGGAGACACCCATGCCCAAGCAGATCATCCTCGCCGCGCACTTCCCCGGGGTGAACAACACCACCGTGTGGAGCGACCCGGCCTCCGGCAGCCACATCGACTTCGCCTCCTTCGTCCACCTGGCCCGCACCGCCGAACGCGGCAGATTCGACTTCTTCTTCCTGGCCGAGGGGCTGCGGCTGCGCGAACAGCGGGGCCGGATCCACGACCTGGACGTGGTGGGTCGACCGGACACCCTCACCGTGCTGGCCGCGCTCGCCGCCGTCACCACCCACCTGGGTC harbors:
- a CDS encoding LLM class flavin-dependent oxidoreductase, translating into MPDPTLHLAVALDGLGWHPAAWRLSHADPAAPLFPRWWASLVGQAERGALDLVTIEDSLDLQSSLPDGPDGRVDQVRGRLDALLVAARIAPLTRHIGLIPTTSVTHTEPFHVSTAVATLDHVTGGRAGWLPRVSARRSEAGHFGRRNLPPLDPTRLAEPQHARLVGDLFAEAADAVEVVRRLWDSWQDDAEIRDVPTGRFVDRDRLHYTDFTGRWFSVRGPSIVPRPPQGQPVVAALAHSTVPYAFAARHADVVFVTPTDAGHAEAVVAEVRAVEETVGRSGPPLRILADLEVLIDDTPALARRRRTRLDELHGAEFHADAAAFTGSPGQLADLLAEWRRAGADGFRLRPAVLPDDLVTITRAVVPALRDRGLFRAGHPGGTLRDLLGLPRPDNRYAVAGTD